TCTACGTCTTTCTTCGGCTTGCCACGTTTATCGATACTGTACTGGTAGAAGCCCTTACCGTTCTTCTGACCGAGGCGACCGGCTTCGTACATCACATCAATGGCATCTTTATCTGACTTGCCCATGCGGTCAGGGAAACCATCCGCCATTACGGCCTGGGCGTGGTGGCCGGTGTCCAGACCAACAACGTCCAGCAGGTAGGCAGGACCCATTGGCCAGCCAAACTGCTTTTCCATTACCTTGTCGATGGCTGCGAAGTCGCCGCCATCGGCCAACAGACCATTGAAGCCAGCAAAGTAAGGGAAGAGTACACGGTTAACGAAGAAGCCCGGGCAGTCGTTTACCACTATGGGGGTTTTGCCCATCTTGCTGGCATAAGCCACCACTGAGGCAACGGTTTCTTCGCTGGTATCTTTACCACGGATTACCTCAACCAGCGGCATCTTGTGTACCGGGTTAAAGAAGTGCATACCGCAGAAACGGGCAGGGTTTTTAAGGCTCTTCGCCAGTAAGTCGATGGAGATGGTGGAAGTGTTGGAAGCGATAATGGCATCGTCGGCCACCACATTTTCCACATCGGCAAGCACCATGGCTTTAACCTTGGGATTTTCCACCACAGCTTCTACAACAACGTTCACGTCTTTTAGTGGCGCATAGTCCAGAGCCGGGGTGATGTTATTGAGTACCTTCGCCATTTTGTCTGGCGTTGAGCGGCCTCGGGCAACCTGGGCGCTGAGCAGCTTGGCGGCTTCGTTCACACCCAAATCCAGTGCGGCCTGATTGATGTCTTTCATGACGATAGGTGTGCCCTTGCTGGCGCTTTGGTAGGCAATACCACCACCCATGATACCGGCGCCCAATACGGCGGCGTGCTTGATATCCTTGGCCAGTTTGGAGGCCTTTTTCGCCTTGCCTTTTACCAACTGGTCGTTGAGGAAAATACCGATAAGCGCAGTGGCTACATCGGTTTTAGCCAGCTTGATAAAGGCATTGTGCTCAACCACCAGAGCTTCGGCGCGGCTCATACCGGCAGCTTGCTCAACCACTGACACAGCCGCCATGGGCGCAGGGTAGTGCTTGCCGGCAACGGCATACACCATGCCTTTGGCGGTGGTGAAAGACATCATGGCTTCGAGTTTTGGCAGCGTCAGCGGTGCCTGTTTGCGGGCGCGGCGGGCTTGCCAGTCGAGCTTGCCGGCGAGGGCATCGTTGAGCATCTGAATTGCTGCTGCTTCCAGATTTTCGGGGGCGACTACCGCATCAATTGCCCCCACTTTAAGGGCATCTTCGGGGCGCTGATCTTTACCTGTGGTGATCCACTCCAGTGCGTTATCGGCACCAATCAGGCGCGGCAGGCGCACGGTGCCACCAAAACCGGGGATGAGGCCGAGCTTGGTTTCTGGCAGGCCTATCTTGGCGCTGGTATCGGCAACACGGAAATCGGTGGCCAGAATTGCTTCACAGCCGCCGCCCAGTGCGAATCCTTTGATGGCGGATACCGTTGGGAAAGGCAAGTCTTCGAGTTTGTTAAATACTACGTTGGCCTGGGCAATCCACTCCATCAGCTTGGCGTCTTCTTCGGCGAAGAGGGCCAAAAACTCGGTGATGTCGGCGCCAACGATAAAGGTGTCTTTACCAGAGGTCAGAACAGCGGCCTTGGCATCTGAGTCTTTGAGAACATCGAGTGCGGCATTGAGAGAGGCGAGGGTTTCACGATCGAACTTGTTGACCGAGCCGGGAGCGTTGAAACAGAGCCGGGCAATCTTGTCAGCGGTCAATTCGACCTGGATTGTAGGACTTTGGTAGATCATGTGCTTGCTTTCCTTTTGGTCAGGAATCCATCTGGCGACGGACTCTCCTTATCACAGCAAATGCGGCCATCATTTGACCATTTGCTGCCCAGTGTGCGTCCAAAAAACAAAAATTACAACACCCAATTAAAACGATCGTTTAATTGTTTGGCGGCTAGGGCGCTTTTTGGCCTTTGTGATACACTGCACAGCACACAGAATAGTTCGCCAAGACGGTGTTTGGGATGTGGTTTTTCAAAAATTCCGTCAGGTGTCGTACATCGCAGACAGGATAATTCACATGGAAAATTTGGCCCCGCTGTACGTCAATCACATCAATGAACAAAACCGCCGGGTGGCCGATGTGTTGGCCCGGGAACAACTTGAAGGCCTGGCCATTCATTCAGGCCAATATCACCGTCAGTTTTTGGATGACATCAACTATCCCTTTAAGGCAAATCCGCATTTCAAGGCCTGGCTGCCGGTGCTGGATATTCCCAACTGCTGGATACTAACCAATGGGCGTGATAAGCCTGTGTTGGTGTTCTATCGCCCTGTGGATTTCTGGCATAAGGTCAGCGATGTGCCCGAGAGTTTCTGGACCGAGCATTTTGAAATTAAGCTGCTGACTAAGGCAGAGAAGGTGGCGGATTTGCTGCCAAAGAACCTCGATACCTGGGCTTATATTGGTGAACATCTGGATGTGGCCGACGTGCTGGGCTTCAAGAATCGCAATCCCGATGGAGTGATGAACTACTTCCATTGGCACAGAAGCTTCAAGACAGACTATGAGCTTGCCTGTATGCGTGAGGCAAACCGAGTCGCGGTGGCAGGCCATAATGCTGCGAGAGAAGCCTTCTACAAGGGCGCCAGTGAGTTTGAAATACAGCAGCAATATTTGTCGGCCATAGGTCAGGGCGAGAATGACGTGCCTTACGGCAACATCATTGCTCTGAACCAAAATGCGGCCATCCTGCACTACACCGCGCTGGAGCACGCGGCGCCTGCCAACCGGCATTCGTTTTTAATCGATGCAGGCGCTTCTTTTAATGGCTACGCCGCAGACATAACCCGCACCTATGCATTTGAAAAAAATGTGTTTGATGAGCTTATCAAGGCAATGGACAAGATGCAGCGGGAGCTGGTGGACATGATGCGTCCCGGTGTGCGCTTTACCGATCTGCATCTGGCTACACATCACAAATTGGCTCAGCTGCTGCTGGAGTTTGGTATCGCCAGGGGCGAGGCCAGCGACTTGGTGGAGCAGGGGGTGACCAGTGTGTTCTTCCCTCATGGGCTTGGGCATATGTTGGGCTTACAGGTGCACGATGTGGCTGGGTTTGCCCATGATGAGCGTGGCACCCATTTGGCTGCGCCAGAGCGTCATCCCTTCC
This portion of the Shewanella amazonensis SB2B genome encodes:
- the pepQ gene encoding Xaa-Pro dipeptidase, which gives rise to MENLAPLYVNHINEQNRRVADVLAREQLEGLAIHSGQYHRQFLDDINYPFKANPHFKAWLPVLDIPNCWILTNGRDKPVLVFYRPVDFWHKVSDVPESFWTEHFEIKLLTKAEKVADLLPKNLDTWAYIGEHLDVADVLGFKNRNPDGVMNYFHWHRSFKTDYELACMREANRVAVAGHNAAREAFYKGASEFEIQQQYLSAIGQGENDVPYGNIIALNQNAAILHYTALEHAAPANRHSFLIDAGASFNGYAADITRTYAFEKNVFDELIKAMDKMQRELVDMMRPGVRFTDLHLATHHKLAQLLLEFGIARGEASDLVEQGVTSVFFPHGLGHMLGLQVHDVAGFAHDERGTHLAAPERHPFLRCTRVLAPRHVLTIEPGFYIIDSLLTELKADGRAEAVNWDMVNTLRPFGGIRIEDNVIVHQERNENMTRDLGLN
- the fadB gene encoding fatty acid oxidation complex subunit alpha FadB, whose protein sequence is MIYQSPTIQVELTADKIARLCFNAPGSVNKFDRETLASLNAALDVLKDSDAKAAVLTSGKDTFIVGADITEFLALFAEEDAKLMEWIAQANVVFNKLEDLPFPTVSAIKGFALGGGCEAILATDFRVADTSAKIGLPETKLGLIPGFGGTVRLPRLIGADNALEWITTGKDQRPEDALKVGAIDAVVAPENLEAAAIQMLNDALAGKLDWQARRARKQAPLTLPKLEAMMSFTTAKGMVYAVAGKHYPAPMAAVSVVEQAAGMSRAEALVVEHNAFIKLAKTDVATALIGIFLNDQLVKGKAKKASKLAKDIKHAAVLGAGIMGGGIAYQSASKGTPIVMKDINQAALDLGVNEAAKLLSAQVARGRSTPDKMAKVLNNITPALDYAPLKDVNVVVEAVVENPKVKAMVLADVENVVADDAIIASNTSTISIDLLAKSLKNPARFCGMHFFNPVHKMPLVEVIRGKDTSEETVASVVAYASKMGKTPIVVNDCPGFFVNRVLFPYFAGFNGLLADGGDFAAIDKVMEKQFGWPMGPAYLLDVVGLDTGHHAQAVMADGFPDRMGKSDKDAIDVMYEAGRLGQKNGKGFYQYSIDKRGKPKKDVDPASYTMLAEAFGAQKAFEADEIIARTMIPMIIETVRCLEEGIVASPAEADMGLVYGLGFPPFRGGVFRYLDTMGVANFVALADKYAHLGGLYQVTDAMRELASNNGSYYPKA